In Musa acuminata AAA Group cultivar baxijiao chromosome BXJ3-11, Cavendish_Baxijiao_AAA, whole genome shotgun sequence, one DNA window encodes the following:
- the LOC135652885 gene encoding electron transfer flavoprotein subunit alpha, mitochondrial-like: MAAVAMLKRCLLRNRRPFSALSPSPPSSASPPIRGSLSRFVSTLVLAEHEGGLVKQSSLSAIAAAAVVNKEKSVTVLLGGSGLSLGKAASHAASCHPSVSQVLVADADILVHPLAETWAELVNLVQHQGNYSHIITTSNSFGKNVLPRAAALLDVSPVTDVVEIAEPHLFIRPIYAGNALCTVRYAGKGPCMMTIRSTSFTLPSCSTETKSVEAPISQVDLSTFDEGSIPKSRWLKLVSQESERPDLGNARIVVTGGRGLKSAENFKLLEKLAEKLGAAVGATRAAVDAGFVPNDLQVGQTGKIVAPELYMAFGVSGAIQHLAGMRDSKVIVAINKDADAPIFQVADYGLVADLFEVIPELIEKFPDNK, translated from the exons ATGGCGGCCGTTGCGATGCTCAAGAGGTGTCTCCTCAGGAATCGCCGCCCATTCTCCGCCCTCTCGCCGTCTCCACCTTCATCTGCATCTCCTCCCATCCGCGGCTCGCTTTCTCGTTTC GTAAGCACATTGGTTTTAGCTGAACATGAAGGTGGATTGGTAAAACAATCATCTTTGAGTGCGATAGCTGCTGCTGCAGTTGTTAACAAAGAAAAATCAGTCACAGTTCTCTTGGGTGGATCTGGTCTGTCCCTCGGCAAAGCTGCATCCCATGCTGCATCATGTCATCCTTCAGTGTCACAG GTTCTTGTTGCTGATGCAGACATATTAGTGCATCCTTTGGCTGAAACTTGGGCTGAACTTGTTAATTTGGTTCAGCATCAGGGTAATTATTCACATATAATTACCACTTCAAATTCATTTGGCAAAAATGTGCTACCACGTGCGGCAGCTCTTCTTGATGTTTCACCTGTTACAGATGTAGTTGAAATAGCTGAGCCACACTTGTTTATAAG GCCAATATATGCAGGTAATGCTCTTTGCACCGTTCGTTATGCTGGTAAGGGCCCTTGTATGATGACCATTAGGTCCACATCATTCACCCTACCTTCTTGCTCAACTGAGACAAAGTCTGTTGAAGCGCCAATCTCCCAAGTTGATCTTTCAACCTTTGATGAAG GTTCCATACCCAAATCTAGGTGGCTGAAGCTTGTATCTCAGGAATCagagcgaccagatctaggaaaTGCACGTATTGTTGTCACTGGAGGGCGTGGGTTAAAAAGCGCTGAGAACTTTAAATTATTGGAGAAGCTTGCCGAGAAGCTTGGTGCAGCAG TCGGTGCCACTCGGGCTGCTGTGGATGCAGGATTTGTGCCAAATGACCTCCAG GTTGGTCAGACTGGAAAAATTGTTGCTCCAGAGCTGTATATGGCTTTTGGGGTTTCTGGTGCCATCCAACACTTGGCTGGAATGAGAGATTCAAAGGTCATTGTAGCTATAAATAAAGATGCAGATGCACCCATTTTTCAG